In Osmia lignaria lignaria isolate PbOS001 chromosome 5, iyOsmLign1, whole genome shotgun sequence, a single genomic region encodes these proteins:
- the LOC143305334 gene encoding uncharacterized protein LOC143305334 yields the protein MTHKLGHHVTVFQAEVFATWACAKYNLERAHSGKHIYICSDSLAALKALNNVEIGSKMVRDCARTLRQLSLNNRVKLLWVPGHAGIPGNERANELARLGATSSQPCHEYPIGISTYALKGLAKD from the coding sequence ATGACCCACAAGTTGGGCCACCACGTTACGGTCTTCCAAGCAGAAGTGTTTGCCACCTGGGCCTGCGCCAAATATAATTTGGAAAGGGCCCACTCTGGAAAACACATATATATCTGCAGTGACAGCCTGGCCGCGCTCAAAGCCCTCAACAATGTGGAAATTGGGTCGAAGATGGTCAGGGACTGTGCACGGACTTTGAGACAGTTATCTCTGAACAACAGAGTCAAGCTGCTATGGGTACCAGGTCACGCTGGTATCCCAGGCAATGAGAGGGCGAACGAACTGGCACGACTGGGAGCTACAAGCTCCCAGCCATGCCACGAGTACCCCATTGGTATCTCAACCTATGCGTTGAAGGGCCTGGCTAAGGACTGA